ccgaaatgggccgatttttttattatttaccggaatggtctaTTTTCCGAGAATCGCGTCCACGACAAATAAGAATGTCGAAGTGCGATGTCGGACATcagcgtccacgtcggtagcgactggCGGCGTGGGCAaaatcgcgtccttgagggagcgatttccttccacgtcggcAGTCGCTACCGGCGTGGACGCAATGTCCCTCGCATGTGAACAGTACCCaaacggtcaaaaatttgaccgttgcccccccacccccaacggtcaaaaaaaaaactataaaaactcccacccctttttttttccacaaacaaatcctatctcaaTTTCCTTCTAAAATTcactcaatttccttccaaaattctctcaaactctcaatttccttccaaaatcctctcaatttccttccaaaaatctctcaaatccatattaaatttcaatttcccctcaatttcatttttttaaaaataattttaaatttttttatattttttaaaaacaattttaaatttttttatattttcatcaatggccggatcattgattcgtcttgatagcaATCACATATTGGTGGAGCAAataaaaatggtaagtattaaatttaaattttaaatattatttaagatatttttatttacgtatttttagataattattaatttattatttgttataaaagtctgaagatcgggtattggaatgcaatatccggaatatgcatgctccaccatcaccgttagtagagaactacctaCGGGAAGTAGGTTTTTGGCatgtggcgacggtaggccgaggatgcaagttggagccgaaactgatcagtgcgttgatcgagaggtggagacccgagacgcacacatttcgtctttcatgtggagagtgcactatcactctagaagatgtccatctgcaattgggattgccggtggactaGCACCCAGTCACCAGGTttgcccaatctagcaattgggaggcggtgtgctacgagcttttgggcgttGTTCCagataaaatggatggaggtaaggtggagatgggctggttacgtgccacATTCCCCGATTCGAATgcaaattcaaccgaaattgaaagaatccgatatgctcgatcatacattcttcaaataattggaggttatcgaTGCGGACACGTCACGCCGAGCCGTACATCTAAGGTGGTattaaaactcgttgattttagaggagcGTTGAATTTAGTGGGGtatgccgtcttggcaacattatatcgggagatgtgcggggtgTGCGATCGAGGAGAGCAaacatcggaggttgcctgtcattactgcaatcatgggcacggtttcgctttccatttcgacgtcctcgagtgaaccacccatatacattcccactcgtaacgaggtaaattttatattacattttggaattgttatgtagattttgtaagaataaacgtatgctaaaaatttatttaattaggtggaaccatccggcaagttatcgtggattaccgtctgaacttgaagatatacggcttctattggagcaacggtcggaagcagaagtaagtattattgcaaatagatatttccatacattcgctagtggattgatatttagtatttattattttgtattttgtattatgtatataactaatatttctatcatgttcatgtagtttcaatggacaccatacgaggatccggtaATCCGGCCAataatcccggaagagtttttacaaaatccgaacgcttggcacgcgaaagtggtgttgatcaactatgcaaccgtggagccccaccagacagacagagtcctacgacagtttggatgtagacaaccgattcctgaggaccctgaggtgtttgacgatcaccacaaaatcgaccttcggctattaggtacggattggccTAGATACTGGTTAAAGTACACgaaaatgtgggaaaatcggcatgaatatctacctactcgggaagaAATCATCGTTCtggagttagcgtgcgttccagaatacatgccatggtttaggatccatggcaagccgtatttacttacaccagaggagaggcagcggcaaatacgtggcggaagggaaaggcgcgggcctctaaatccaaggcGAAAGGGAaaggcagcccctcaacgaggcccagacattcacacGGCTCATGATCAGCAGCCATGCAATCACCgtccccaacgagagcaccgacgcagtcacctgacgcagcaattcaacagatgatacccacgcaatcgcctttccctatgatgccaggtgtgtttcctagcccttatatgtaccctaactcgtacatgtatccttttctGAATCCTATGGCAGGTTAGAGTCAAATGCCCGGATCAGATTCATTTCCTGTTATGCCAAGCGGACCACCGATAACTAGACCAGCGGCGCAGGAGGAGTCGCAAGGGGGGCCGTTGtagagctctcctttttaccaatcgctAGCAACGCATggctttcaaacaccgtcgccgttcaggatgcaaacacctccatatacactattctttgaaggtggatcatcgtcccaagtccgacaaccagatgccgaACCGGAAGAACAACAATCAGCACTGGAGGAAGAACAACCGTCGCCTAAAGCTAGAGGAatgaggaatccagcgcgtaaccgtcgacggccgccatgtggaaccgaatcccccgggcatagacattgattatcgtattaaaatttattattttatgtaatgaaatagaagtttattttatgtaatacgCATAAAAATTTTtccgagttattttgatattatttgatttaattaaatataagttctatttgatgtaaaaaaatcctaatttaattaaaaaccctaaacactaacctaatttaataaaaaaccctaaccctaacctaatttaataaaaaactctaaccctaacttaatttaattaaaaaccctaaccctaccctaatttaattaaaatcctaaccctaacttaatttaattaaaaaccataaccctaacctaatttaattaaaaaccctaaccttaacttaatttaattaaaaccctaatcctaacataatttaattaaaaaccctaacctaatttaattaaaaaccattaaaaaccctaaccctaacttaatttaattaaaaccctaaccctaacctaatttaattaaaaaccctaaccctaacctaatttaattaaaacctaaccctaacctaatttagttaaaaccctaaccctaccctaatttaattaaaaaccctaaccctaacttaatttattaaaaaccctaaccctaacctaatttattttaaaaccctaaaccctaacctaatttaattaaaaaccctaactctaacctaatttaattaaaaccctaatcctaacctaatttattttaaaaccctaaaccctaacctaatttaattaaaaacctaaccctaacctaatttaattaaaaaccctaaccctaacctaatttattttaaaaccctaaaccctaacctaatctaattaaaaaccctaaccctaacctaatttaattaaaaccctaaccttaacctaatttaattaaaaccctaaaccctaacttaatttaattaaaaaccctaaccattaacaaaagttttgggcttaataattttacatagtttgataattttactaaccattaacaaaagtttttgggcttaataattttacatagttttacataatgttatatttggtaaaatgttttgactggtactaacaattaagaaattaaactaatttgatatttttttctaaaattacattcaactactgtgattagggcatgatcgacttgtatggcctgggttcctacaccatccgcacaacttctgttgactagctctttctcggatatccatattgttccgtattctagtggagcaaggtcgaccttttggtttgcgacgtaattctctatccggtaacagcttaaaaggagcaagagatacgggcggccacttatGTTCATCtcggaccggtgggaaaacgtgtctccatacgttgtacatgttttctaatttgtacacttcgtccataTAACTCAgcggatccagacggagtttcTGACAAGATGCAATAACATGAgtgcatggataacgaagtgcatcaaacttcccacagtcacaagtcctgtttcgcaagtgtacacgatattgcccgccaacaacaccttggtgcggtctgtcaaactccgtcacgcgaaaccataaattggctcgatcgtgacacactgtgtgcatgatgTTTGCCATCGCCTTCGcattgttaatttcttgaactaccttactgcatcATACATGGccaccctgcatctggcctgcataagttGCTGTTCgttttggaaatagcgccgctaaacgaaaatatgtctctcgcacaaccgatgttatcggtagatagcgcgttcctttaagaaaagaatttatgcattctgccaggttcgacgtcatatggtCATATCGTAGGCCTCCGTTGTATGCTTATGCCCACTGTTCGAagcgtatgttacaaaggtagtccgccccttgTTCATTTTGGgatcgtaaaattgccaacatctcgtgaaaacgatatttatttaattcataccctgccaatataagttcatagcgaatattttataccacttctaccaataaaactaattcaaattgacaaacgaaataatacagttataaagtaaatacccatgttggtcacttgtcgtcgttcgctcttagatggatattgcctgtagtagtttgAAGCAAcatgtcttaggcaatatctatggtgtgtgcgctgccacaagcttccccctcgatcaaatgcagctagtataccgacgccccgatctgaaatatcacagatatcaggttggaggcacacatgcctccttaacctagagagaaagaaatcccagtcatcaaaCGActccccggtgttattgcaaatgcaattggaagaattctcccaccaccgtcctgtgccactgcaaccaatagccgatgagtatacctaccgaatATGAAGGTACcatcaatttgtaccaacgacttgcagtatggaaatacgtttcggcattgcttaaaggtccacaataggcgtttgaacacttggcatccacgtagcaatcagccgttgtagtacgcatgttccgtttcaaggtctgtgatggcacctgggacgtatctctctaacacctgacaccactgccatatttcattatatgaggtgtcccacccactatgcagcTTTTCCAACGCCTTtcgcttagctatccaagccttgcggtaagagggcgtgtaccctatttggctacggatattggcaattatcaccggcactgaagtcctaggatctgcttttattgtgggcagtatcaagctagccaacatagctgaatccattttgggatgatcttgtaaaacacctacagagggagtacattaaataatacaacattgcaaaataaaattattattcagatACATTTAATATTGTACCTgaagcacatgtatgtggacctttgtacttttttatctcccacaaccctgtcattttccttaacgaggcgacgattttccatgaacatgtgtcgtcttgcaccgcacacttcgcctcaaacttatcaaattttgatttaacgacgtggtaattaacgctgtttttgatgctatgttgtttcaaagcaccaataaaactatccttattggtaaactgattaccaacttcaagttcaccgaaatctacccccgaacttgtacgatcgcgcatccggtgtggtagatctggaaactctaacgcatcatccgctgacagatcgacattatgcctGTGGGCTAGaggtgaatatgatttgaatcgtggattttcttcatcatctgaactcttttcaccatcttcaccttctgttggaataggctccggttcagaaaataatcccatctctgcaccatccggcccgggctctcgaggtggatccacatcggagtcatcttctaacccataATCATCTGTAGCGTAcgacgtcccctcaccggttaATGTCAtaggtagtacgtcatcccttcttctgggcatttgataacgtccccaattggatgtagattgccatccactaaaacttgatgcagttccccagtacgtatttccagcgtcaaacgtcgagccaccgacgtacatgtctcATCCACtgacagagtgtcttgcggggatgtgcattcgacaccgctaccgaacacGAGCTGTttcgtattttgtaacccgctaactgagtgtcggccaggggtcgtgtatacatctcgaacaccggacggaagtacatcagttggcgacgtaaattgtacatataactcaatataagttgctccgctagcaagatgagtctgcaccattgcctccaagctacgagcacattttatgtcgaatgagtcatatgtcaccggatcaactcaagaacaaaatcgatacgtgattgacagaactttcattggcgtcgtttcgaatattttacgcctaattcttttacgaagttctgtcaaatctatgttctggttaaatgccagtcgcaccgtattctccgagaaaaaaacaacaccattctcggtgtggcaaacctcaccatcgcagtaaataacaacactaatacgttcactcattttgaaactctaactttcttagcctctctaaaatgtttctgctatgacttatgcattctaagaacattttctgcctaatttatagcctcagcccaaacttgctactgtagcaaaatcgcatccacgagggcgcgattttatactatttgctcaaaaacgtcaaaaaaaattatttcttacatgaccaacTATAGCGAAATTgcgtccacgagggcacgatttcacTATtccttctcaaatagcatcctggtagaagcgattttatactatttgctcagaaacgtcaaaaaaaattatttcttacatgaccaactgtagcgaaatcgcgtccacgagggcacgatttcacaatttcttctcaaatagcatcctggtagaagcgattttatactatttgaccagaaacatcaactcgaaataatttattccgggacccctaaaccctaaaaagcctacaccctaaaccctaaaagccagaAAACCCAAACATGAAATCAACGTCAAAATCGCATCCCCGGGAACGCGCTACGTGGTAGGatatcgcgtccacgtcagcgcgacctactgacgtggaaggaaatcgcgcccttgacgtggacgcgatgtcctgacacgtaccctgacatcgcgctgacgtggacgcgatttctctgaaaatggaccattcaggtaaataatcaaaaaatcaacccatttcggtaaatttagaaaaaaaagggctttttttggtaaattagcccctttcctttaaattttatctaatttaactaaagattagtttttca
This sequence is a window from Gossypium raimondii isolate GPD5lz chromosome 5, ASM2569854v1, whole genome shotgun sequence. Protein-coding genes within it:
- the LOC128041019 gene encoding serine/threonine-protein phosphatase 7 long form homolog encodes the protein MSDISVHVGSDWRRGQNRVLEGAISFHVGSRYRRGRNRSVEFSGVCRLGNIISGDVRGVRSRRANIGGCLSLLQSWARFRFPFRRPRVNHPYTFPLVTRWNHPASYRGLPSELEDIRLLLEQRSEAEFQWTPYEDPVIRPIIPEEFLQNPNAWHAKVVLINYATVEPHQTDRVLRQFGCRQPIPEDPEVFDDHHKIDLRLLGTDWPRYWLKYTKMWENRHEYLPTREEIIVLELACVPEYMPWFRIHGKPYLLTPEERQRQIRGGRERRGPLNPRRKGKAAPQRGPDIHTAHDQQPCNHRPQREHRRSHLTQQFNR